A genomic region of Pelodiscus sinensis isolate JC-2024 chromosome 1, ASM4963464v1, whole genome shotgun sequence contains the following coding sequences:
- the CIMIP4 gene encoding ciliary microtubule inner protein 4 isoform X3, with translation MEQEVPMTSASLSPAAGKHESILANGSSVEPEDGNKERILAGARASSKRTSLKSSSRTSWKVSKSPIESGTPTSSPQVKSQASPSAQHLYTRSYSKQNLRPKTPARCHLTGEGEAARDVSSSKELAVGQHQRGRTGSLLHLAKSTQKEAESVQAYSGGKEPGAGQHRPLGLRVPGSLRKTSNTSHKEAREFRNGLRAKESLASIGQDVKAEGKLFQEKESSIIPVNIKHKFGSSIVEDLVTEEQARRALCEAGLIEGQKRLSNLTPKIPENPMATTPFADYFELGYNLRSNIFQGGPLESKSLMKDSYTPDVIQRAVRDPKHWHGRKTDELGRWHQKNALNLNLQKALEQKYGEKNKGTKS, from the exons ATGGAACAG GAGGTGCCTATGACCTCAGCCTCCCTTTCACCTGCTGCAGGAAAACATGAGTCTATACTAGCCAATGGCTCATCAG tgGAACCTGAAGATGGCAACAAGGAACGTATCCTGGcaggggcaagggccagcagcaAGAGAACCTCCTTGAAAAGTTCCAGTAGAACCTCCTGGAAGGTCTCCAAGAGCCCTATAGAGAGTGGAACACCCACAAGTTCTCCTCAAGTCAAATCCCAGGCGTCCCCCTCTGCACAGCATCTCTACACCAGAAGTTATAGCAAACAGAATCTCCGACCCAAAACTCCTGCGCGGTGTCATCTCACCGGAGAAGGAGAAGCAGCCCGGGATGTCTCAAGTTCTAAGGAACTGGCAGTGGGGCAACATCAAAGAGGGAGGACAGGAAGTCTCTTACATCTTGCAAAGTCCACCCAGAAGGAGGCAGAAAGTGTCCAAGCCTACTCAGGTGGCAAAGAACCAGGAGCAGGGCAACATCGACCGCTGGGACTCAGGGTGCCTGGATCTCTCCGAAAGACCTCCAACACCAGCCATAAGGAAGCCAGGGAATTCCGGAATGGCTTACGTGCTAAGGAGTCCTTAGCATCCATAGGGCAAGACGTGAAAGCCGAGGGGAAGCTCTTTCAGGAGAAGGAAAGCAGCATAATCCCAGTTAACATCAAACACAAGTTCGGGAGCAGCATCGTGGAGGATCTTGTCACCGAGGAGCAG GCACGCCGAGCTCTGTGTGAGGCTGGTTTGATTGAAGGGCAGAAACGACTCAGCAACCTGACACCTAAAATACCAGAGAACCCCATGGCCACCACACCCTTTGCTGATTATTTTGAACTGGGTTACAATCTGAGGTCAAACATCTTCCAAG GTGGCCCATTAGAGAGTAAGAGCCTGATGAAGGATTCCTATACACCAGATGTGATTCAAAGGGCAGTCAGAGACCCCAAGCATTGGCATGGAAGGAAAACCGATGAGCTAG GGCGATGGCATCAGAAAAATGCCCTAAACCTTAACCTGCAAAAAGCTTTGGAGCAGAAATATGGAGAGAAGAACAAAGGTACCAAATCCTAG
- the CIMIP4 gene encoding ciliary microtubule inner protein 4 isoform X2, with translation MLQISCSRLFKLWERGSERAGREGEEQEVPMTSASLSPAAGKHESILANGSSVEPEDGNKERILAGARASSKRTSLKSSSRTSWKVSKSPIESGTPTSSPQVKSQASPSAQHLYTRSYSKQNLRPKTPARCHLTGEGEAARDVSSSKELAVGQHQRGRTGSLLHLAKSTQKEAESVQAYSGGKEPGAGQHRPLGLRVPGSLRKTSNTSHKEAREFRNGLRAKESLASIGQDVKAEGKLFQEKESSIIPVNIKHKFGSSIVEDLVTEEQARRALCEAGLIEGQKRLSNLTPKIPENPMATTPFADYFELGYNLRSNIFQGGPLESKSLMKDSYTPDVIQRAVRDPKHWHGRKTDELGRWHQKNALNLNLQKALEQKYGEKNKGTKS, from the exons atgctgcaaatcagctgttcgCGGCTGTTCAAACTCTGGGAGAGAGGCTCCgaaagggctgggagagagggggaggagcag GAGGTGCCTATGACCTCAGCCTCCCTTTCACCTGCTGCAGGAAAACATGAGTCTATACTAGCCAATGGCTCATCAG tgGAACCTGAAGATGGCAACAAGGAACGTATCCTGGcaggggcaagggccagcagcaAGAGAACCTCCTTGAAAAGTTCCAGTAGAACCTCCTGGAAGGTCTCCAAGAGCCCTATAGAGAGTGGAACACCCACAAGTTCTCCTCAAGTCAAATCCCAGGCGTCCCCCTCTGCACAGCATCTCTACACCAGAAGTTATAGCAAACAGAATCTCCGACCCAAAACTCCTGCGCGGTGTCATCTCACCGGAGAAGGAGAAGCAGCCCGGGATGTCTCAAGTTCTAAGGAACTGGCAGTGGGGCAACATCAAAGAGGGAGGACAGGAAGTCTCTTACATCTTGCAAAGTCCACCCAGAAGGAGGCAGAAAGTGTCCAAGCCTACTCAGGTGGCAAAGAACCAGGAGCAGGGCAACATCGACCGCTGGGACTCAGGGTGCCTGGATCTCTCCGAAAGACCTCCAACACCAGCCATAAGGAAGCCAGGGAATTCCGGAATGGCTTACGTGCTAAGGAGTCCTTAGCATCCATAGGGCAAGACGTGAAAGCCGAGGGGAAGCTCTTTCAGGAGAAGGAAAGCAGCATAATCCCAGTTAACATCAAACACAAGTTCGGGAGCAGCATCGTGGAGGATCTTGTCACCGAGGAGCAG GCACGCCGAGCTCTGTGTGAGGCTGGTTTGATTGAAGGGCAGAAACGACTCAGCAACCTGACACCTAAAATACCAGAGAACCCCATGGCCACCACACCCTTTGCTGATTATTTTGAACTGGGTTACAATCTGAGGTCAAACATCTTCCAAG GTGGCCCATTAGAGAGTAAGAGCCTGATGAAGGATTCCTATACACCAGATGTGATTCAAAGGGCAGTCAGAGACCCCAAGCATTGGCATGGAAGGAAAACCGATGAGCTAG GGCGATGGCATCAGAAAAATGCCCTAAACCTTAACCTGCAAAAAGCTTTGGAGCAGAAATATGGAGAGAAGAACAAAGGTACCAAATCCTAG
- the CSF2RB gene encoding cytokine receptor common subunit beta isoform X2: MQSLHCYNDYTSQTTCTWQECGAARHFLSVTLHHKDNIKEISTPIPCEPQGANGFPVCQDSCICWSCRRNSTSFAVGVNDYYSFKPSRLLQANLSISPFQNVQPLPPQKLQINVTEEGDFLLAWEAAGGRKGSHWQHHALEFEVAYKREWESWEKSSSVSVASSCHCLLRRNALVPGSTYLARVRAKPSQSGGWSGQPSEWSTAVSWKSQEGDEAQPKNLRCLFNGVDQLTCSWEVRREVASSVLFTLFYRATPASQETECSPVHEEELPHSPYLFQSCEINVTNASILSQYLITVRPKEEEKLIAAYKNIKPLAPVNVTVKNMKDEDYELRWTKQALSFDHIIQIYEFQYWKIGDSEENVRWANISNESPIIFTLPMLEPSTYYKGKMRARVHAYSSYKGPWSEWSEECTWKTESVPSQLILPLLIPVITIMLIVFAWCGYRSLLRVKNKWEEKIPNPSKSQLFQSFLKKAPLVMGGFGKQSHSEKTDQASSIQVLEGLMKVSSAELPGAMDERMKCFLSVLDSENPYQTLETAAPAPPPSAPAGCRSSQATSQPVMPAMLPCRSSAEIPASQAPMSCFDFNGPYLHLPHECSPPDVPQHSDAAPFLSRGRPVSLEYVSLPEGSNSQTPLAGEARGAAQLRPVSRPAQEEIKQPPAEGQEGPQGQCRGTGEAVQGDAEGQRSLTAATPNNSCQKWPMGYVTTEGLSLMPASDSAHLSPAQAPPEGMLSAVGVLMSSPCLPHATEHTPSPERAPEHPVAIQVPPPASATPEFGSYVMFPKAPHGIPEPSNVSSPILLEEVDFPKEESVQEGHVVMFNPDGTEPVFLRQVGEYCFFPGCKPEEKTSVGEKSLLADQTSEAKQAFGKLPCDGESVSGKREPALQMQAIQLFKTRKFGDYIALP, translated from the exons GATAAGCACACCGATACCATGTGAGCCTCAGGGAGCCAATGGGTTCCCGGTTTGCCAGGACTCCTGTATCTGCTGGAGCTGCCGCAGGAACAGCACCTCTTTTGCAGTTGGGGTGAACGACTATTACAGTTTCAAACCCAGTCGGTTGCTGCAGGCCAACCTGAGCATCAGCCCCTTCCAGAACG tccagcccctcccacctcagaAGCTCCAAATTAATGTCACAGAAGAGGGTGACTTCTTGCTGGCCTGGGAAGCAGctggaggaagaaaaggaagcCACTGGCAGCACCATGCACTGGAGTTTGAAGTGGCCTACAAGCGGGAATGGGAATCCTGGGAG AAATCTTCCTCCGTGTCGGTCGCaagctcctgccactgcctgcTAAGGCGTAATGCCCTTGTGCCCGGCAGCACCTATCTTGCTCGTGTGCGAGCCAAGCCGAGCCAAAGCGGTGGCTGGTCTGGGCAGCCTAGCGAATGGAGCACTGCTGTGTCCTGGAAGTCCCAGGAAG GGGATGAGGCTCAGCCCAAGAACCTTCGCTGCCTCTTCAATGGGGTGGATCAGCTAACATGCAGCTGGGAAGTGAGGAGAGAGGTCGCCAGCTCTGTCTTGTTCACGCTCTTCTACAGAGCCACACCGGCATCACA GGAGACGGAATGCTCTCCAGTGCACGAGGAGGAATTGCCTCACAGCCCCTACCTCTTCCAGAGCTGTGAGATCAACGTCACCAACGCCAGCATCCTGAGCCAGTACCTCATAACTGTCcggcccaaggaggaggagaaactgaTTGCAGCCTACAAAAACA TCAAGCCGCTTGCGCCTGTCAACGTGACAGTGAAAAATATGAAAGACGAGGACTATGAGCTGAGGTGGACCAAACAGGCTCTAAGCTTTGACCATATAATCCAGATATATGAATTCCAGTACTGGAAGATTGGAGACTCTGAGGAG AATGTACGGTGGGCAAACATCAGCAATGAATCTCCCATCATCTTCACCCTGCCGATGCTGGAGCCCTCAACATACTATAAGGGAAAAATGCGAGCGAGGGTGCATGCATACTCATCCTATAAGGGGCCCTGGAGCGAGTGGAGTGAGGAGTGCACCTGGAAAACTGAAAGTG TCCCCTCACAGCTGATTCTCCCACTGTTGATCCCAGTCATCACCATCATGCTGATCGTATTTGCCTGGTGTGGCTATAGAAGCCTACTCCG TGTGAAGAACAAGTGGGAGGAAAAGATTCCGAATCCCAGTAAGAGTCAGCTGTTCCAGAGCTTCCTGAAG AAAGCACCACTCGTGATGGGGGGCTTTGGCAAGCAGAGCCATTCCGAGAAGACAGACCAGGCCAGCAGCATCCAGGTGCTAGAAGG ATTGATGAAGGTCAGCTCAGCAGAGCTCCCTGGAGCCATGGATGAGAGGATGAAGTGCTTCCTCAGTGTGCTGGACTCAGAGAACCCGTATCAAACACTGGAAacggcagctcctgctccacctccctcAGCCCCGGCTGGCTGCCGTTCGAGTCAGGCCACCAGTCAGCCAGTGATGCCCGCCATGCTCCCCTGCAGGAGCAGTGCTGAGATCCCTGCGTCTCAGGCCCCCATGTCCTGCTTTGACTTCAATGGTCCCTACTTGCACCTCCCCCACGAGTGTTCCCCGCCTGACGTTCCTCAGCACTCGGACGCTGCTCCATTCCTCAGCAGGGGGAGGCCGGTGTCGCTGGAGTATGTGTCCCTGCCCGAGGGGTCCAATTCCCAGACCCCGCTAGCAGGGGAGGCGAGAGGAGCAGCTCAGCTCCGCCCCGTCTCGCGGCCTGCTCAGGAAGAGATCAAGCAGCCACCTGCTGAAGGGCAAGAAGGGCCACAAGGCCAGTGCAGGGGGACTGGGGAAGCGGTGCAAGGGGACGCCGAAGGTCAGAGGTCACTGACTGCTGCCACCCCAAACAACTCCTGTCAGAAATGGCCAATGGGATACGTCACCACAGAAGGTCTGTCACTGATGCCAGCAAGTGACTCTGCTCATCTCTCCCCTGCACAGGCCCCGCCAGAGGGGATGCTCAGTGCTGTTGGAGTGTTGATGTCCAGCCCATGcctgccccatgctacagagcacaCCCCTAGCCCTGAGCGAGCTCCTGAGCACCCTGTTGCCATCCAAGTCCCCCCTCCAGCATCAGCCACTCCTGAATTTGGCAGCTATGTTATGTTCCCCAAGGCTCCACATGGCATACCAGAACCCAGCAATGTTTCCTCACCCATCCTCTTGGAGGAGGTTGATTTTCCAAAAGAAGAGTCTGTACAAGAGGGTCATGTGGTCATGTTCAACCCTGATGGCACTGAGCCAGTTTTTCTACGCCAGGTAGGGGAGTACTGCTTCTTTCCTGGTTGCAAACCCGAGGAGAAGACCTCCGTGGGTGAGAAAAGCCTCCTAGCTGATCAGACATCAGAAGCCAAACAGGCATTTGGAAAATTGCCCTGTGATGGAGAATCTGTCAGTGGGAAGAGGGAGCCTGCACTTCAAATGCAGGCCATTCAGCTCTTCAAAACCCGGAAGTTTGGCGATTACATTGCTTTGCCTTAA
- the CSF2RB gene encoding cytokine receptor common subunit beta isoform X1 produces MQTFCRALLALCWAFGRGESRESLPMQSLHCYNDYTSQTTCTWQECGAARHFLSVTLHHKDNIKEISTPIPCEPQGANGFPVCQDSCICWSCRRNSTSFAVGVNDYYSFKPSRLLQANLSISPFQNVQPLPPQKLQINVTEEGDFLLAWEAAGGRKGSHWQHHALEFEVAYKREWESWEKSSSVSVASSCHCLLRRNALVPGSTYLARVRAKPSQSGGWSGQPSEWSTAVSWKSQEGDEAQPKNLRCLFNGVDQLTCSWEVRREVASSVLFTLFYRATPASQETECSPVHEEELPHSPYLFQSCEINVTNASILSQYLITVRPKEEEKLIAAYKNIKPLAPVNVTVKNMKDEDYELRWTKQALSFDHIIQIYEFQYWKIGDSEENVRWANISNESPIIFTLPMLEPSTYYKGKMRARVHAYSSYKGPWSEWSEECTWKTESVPSQLILPLLIPVITIMLIVFAWCGYRSLLRVKNKWEEKIPNPSKSQLFQSFLKKAPLVMGGFGKQSHSEKTDQASSIQVLEGLMKVSSAELPGAMDERMKCFLSVLDSENPYQTLETAAPAPPPSAPAGCRSSQATSQPVMPAMLPCRSSAEIPASQAPMSCFDFNGPYLHLPHECSPPDVPQHSDAAPFLSRGRPVSLEYVSLPEGSNSQTPLAGEARGAAQLRPVSRPAQEEIKQPPAEGQEGPQGQCRGTGEAVQGDAEGQRSLTAATPNNSCQKWPMGYVTTEGLSLMPASDSAHLSPAQAPPEGMLSAVGVLMSSPCLPHATEHTPSPERAPEHPVAIQVPPPASATPEFGSYVMFPKAPHGIPEPSNVSSPILLEEVDFPKEESVQEGHVVMFNPDGTEPVFLRQVGEYCFFPGCKPEEKTSVGEKSLLADQTSEAKQAFGKLPCDGESVSGKREPALQMQAIQLFKTRKFGDYIALP; encoded by the exons GATAAGCACACCGATACCATGTGAGCCTCAGGGAGCCAATGGGTTCCCGGTTTGCCAGGACTCCTGTATCTGCTGGAGCTGCCGCAGGAACAGCACCTCTTTTGCAGTTGGGGTGAACGACTATTACAGTTTCAAACCCAGTCGGTTGCTGCAGGCCAACCTGAGCATCAGCCCCTTCCAGAACG tccagcccctcccacctcagaAGCTCCAAATTAATGTCACAGAAGAGGGTGACTTCTTGCTGGCCTGGGAAGCAGctggaggaagaaaaggaagcCACTGGCAGCACCATGCACTGGAGTTTGAAGTGGCCTACAAGCGGGAATGGGAATCCTGGGAG AAATCTTCCTCCGTGTCGGTCGCaagctcctgccactgcctgcTAAGGCGTAATGCCCTTGTGCCCGGCAGCACCTATCTTGCTCGTGTGCGAGCCAAGCCGAGCCAAAGCGGTGGCTGGTCTGGGCAGCCTAGCGAATGGAGCACTGCTGTGTCCTGGAAGTCCCAGGAAG GGGATGAGGCTCAGCCCAAGAACCTTCGCTGCCTCTTCAATGGGGTGGATCAGCTAACATGCAGCTGGGAAGTGAGGAGAGAGGTCGCCAGCTCTGTCTTGTTCACGCTCTTCTACAGAGCCACACCGGCATCACA GGAGACGGAATGCTCTCCAGTGCACGAGGAGGAATTGCCTCACAGCCCCTACCTCTTCCAGAGCTGTGAGATCAACGTCACCAACGCCAGCATCCTGAGCCAGTACCTCATAACTGTCcggcccaaggaggaggagaaactgaTTGCAGCCTACAAAAACA TCAAGCCGCTTGCGCCTGTCAACGTGACAGTGAAAAATATGAAAGACGAGGACTATGAGCTGAGGTGGACCAAACAGGCTCTAAGCTTTGACCATATAATCCAGATATATGAATTCCAGTACTGGAAGATTGGAGACTCTGAGGAG AATGTACGGTGGGCAAACATCAGCAATGAATCTCCCATCATCTTCACCCTGCCGATGCTGGAGCCCTCAACATACTATAAGGGAAAAATGCGAGCGAGGGTGCATGCATACTCATCCTATAAGGGGCCCTGGAGCGAGTGGAGTGAGGAGTGCACCTGGAAAACTGAAAGTG TCCCCTCACAGCTGATTCTCCCACTGTTGATCCCAGTCATCACCATCATGCTGATCGTATTTGCCTGGTGTGGCTATAGAAGCCTACTCCG TGTGAAGAACAAGTGGGAGGAAAAGATTCCGAATCCCAGTAAGAGTCAGCTGTTCCAGAGCTTCCTGAAG AAAGCACCACTCGTGATGGGGGGCTTTGGCAAGCAGAGCCATTCCGAGAAGACAGACCAGGCCAGCAGCATCCAGGTGCTAGAAGG ATTGATGAAGGTCAGCTCAGCAGAGCTCCCTGGAGCCATGGATGAGAGGATGAAGTGCTTCCTCAGTGTGCTGGACTCAGAGAACCCGTATCAAACACTGGAAacggcagctcctgctccacctccctcAGCCCCGGCTGGCTGCCGTTCGAGTCAGGCCACCAGTCAGCCAGTGATGCCCGCCATGCTCCCCTGCAGGAGCAGTGCTGAGATCCCTGCGTCTCAGGCCCCCATGTCCTGCTTTGACTTCAATGGTCCCTACTTGCACCTCCCCCACGAGTGTTCCCCGCCTGACGTTCCTCAGCACTCGGACGCTGCTCCATTCCTCAGCAGGGGGAGGCCGGTGTCGCTGGAGTATGTGTCCCTGCCCGAGGGGTCCAATTCCCAGACCCCGCTAGCAGGGGAGGCGAGAGGAGCAGCTCAGCTCCGCCCCGTCTCGCGGCCTGCTCAGGAAGAGATCAAGCAGCCACCTGCTGAAGGGCAAGAAGGGCCACAAGGCCAGTGCAGGGGGACTGGGGAAGCGGTGCAAGGGGACGCCGAAGGTCAGAGGTCACTGACTGCTGCCACCCCAAACAACTCCTGTCAGAAATGGCCAATGGGATACGTCACCACAGAAGGTCTGTCACTGATGCCAGCAAGTGACTCTGCTCATCTCTCCCCTGCACAGGCCCCGCCAGAGGGGATGCTCAGTGCTGTTGGAGTGTTGATGTCCAGCCCATGcctgccccatgctacagagcacaCCCCTAGCCCTGAGCGAGCTCCTGAGCACCCTGTTGCCATCCAAGTCCCCCCTCCAGCATCAGCCACTCCTGAATTTGGCAGCTATGTTATGTTCCCCAAGGCTCCACATGGCATACCAGAACCCAGCAATGTTTCCTCACCCATCCTCTTGGAGGAGGTTGATTTTCCAAAAGAAGAGTCTGTACAAGAGGGTCATGTGGTCATGTTCAACCCTGATGGCACTGAGCCAGTTTTTCTACGCCAGGTAGGGGAGTACTGCTTCTTTCCTGGTTGCAAACCCGAGGAGAAGACCTCCGTGGGTGAGAAAAGCCTCCTAGCTGATCAGACATCAGAAGCCAAACAGGCATTTGGAAAATTGCCCTGTGATGGAGAATCTGTCAGTGGGAAGAGGGAGCCTGCACTTCAAATGCAGGCCATTCAGCTCTTCAAAACCCGGAAGTTTGGCGATTACATTGCTTTGCCTTAA
- the LOC142830768 gene encoding uncharacterized protein LOC142830768, whose protein sequence is MSQPPDDTQPSTAPQDQPGGSQEPARGCKRRAPAWSSAEIVNLIEVWGEASNVHDLRTSHRNAAVYGRMAASLAARGHQRSREQARCKIKDLRQSYSRACQPGADPEACPHFHALDRLLGAHAVPAPRDVIDPGAEGPLLETEEEEEGSESQEPAASLPRTRDPRGTPQSHSPVSSEAGEASTSAAPGPAGCTTPPAAAARARASRRARNEEEYQRRHLRFMDHQLRTQDHWVQEDLRLRRRSLEALEEQGRALRGHLQSLLDRFPFPPPPAPPAPPAPPAPPAPPPAPTPASAPASSTPPVPPAPPSTTISHHRPRTRSVARRERQPDSHH, encoded by the exons atgagccagccacccgatgacacccagccctccactgctccccaggaccagcctggcggctcccaggagcctgcccgggggtgcaaaaggcgggcgcccgcttggtcaagtgcggagatcgtgaacctcatcgaggtttggggggaagcctccaatgtccatgatctccgcactagccacaggaacgcggccgtttacggccgcatggctgccagcctggccgccaggggccaccagcgcagccgggagcaggccCGGtgtaaaattaaggacctgcggcagtcctactcccgggcctgccagccaggggccgacccggaggcctgcccccacttccacgccctggaccgcctcctgggggctcatgccgtccctgccccccgggacgtgatagaccccggggcagagggcccgctcctggagacggaggaggaggaggagggctctgagagccaggagcctgccgccagcctgcccaggacccgggacccccgaggcaccccacagagccactcgcctgtgtcgtccgaggccggggaggcgtccacct ctgcagcacctgggcctgcagggtgcaccacacctcctgcagcagctgcccgtgcccgggcaagcaggagagccaggaacgaggaggagtaccaaaggcggcacctccggttcatggaccaccagctccgcacccaggaccactgggtccaggaggacctgaggctgcgccggaggagtctggaggccctggaggagcagggccgtgccctgcgaggccacctccagagcctgctcgaccgcttcccatttcctcctccccctgctcctcctgctccccctgctcctcctgctcctcctgctccccctcctgctcccactcctgcttccgctcctgcttcctccacaccccctgtccctcctgcccccccctccacaaccatttcccaccatcgcccccggacccgcagtgtggcgagacgggagaggcagccggactcccaccactga
- the CIMIP4 gene encoding ciliary microtubule inner protein 4 isoform X1 — protein sequence MWQACGAILGHLWQLILSPIWQEIPGHFWQVYSSSVIIIVLFPARGVVRMAQQYLQQPEKEVPMTSASLSPAAGKHESILANGSSVEPEDGNKERILAGARASSKRTSLKSSSRTSWKVSKSPIESGTPTSSPQVKSQASPSAQHLYTRSYSKQNLRPKTPARCHLTGEGEAARDVSSSKELAVGQHQRGRTGSLLHLAKSTQKEAESVQAYSGGKEPGAGQHRPLGLRVPGSLRKTSNTSHKEAREFRNGLRAKESLASIGQDVKAEGKLFQEKESSIIPVNIKHKFGSSIVEDLVTEEQARRALCEAGLIEGQKRLSNLTPKIPENPMATTPFADYFELGYNLRSNIFQGGPLESKSLMKDSYTPDVIQRAVRDPKHWHGRKTDELGRWHQKNALNLNLQKALEQKYGEKNKGTKS from the exons ATGTGGCAGGCGTGCGGGGCTATTCTTGGTCACCTCTGGCAGCTGATACTGAGCCCCATTTGGCAGGAGATACCAGGCCACTTCTGGCAGGTGTATAGTTCATCTGTAATAATAATAGTGCTTTTCCCAGCCAGAGGCGTTGTAAGAATGGCACAGCAGTACCTTCAGCAGCCTGAGAAG GAGGTGCCTATGACCTCAGCCTCCCTTTCACCTGCTGCAGGAAAACATGAGTCTATACTAGCCAATGGCTCATCAG tgGAACCTGAAGATGGCAACAAGGAACGTATCCTGGcaggggcaagggccagcagcaAGAGAACCTCCTTGAAAAGTTCCAGTAGAACCTCCTGGAAGGTCTCCAAGAGCCCTATAGAGAGTGGAACACCCACAAGTTCTCCTCAAGTCAAATCCCAGGCGTCCCCCTCTGCACAGCATCTCTACACCAGAAGTTATAGCAAACAGAATCTCCGACCCAAAACTCCTGCGCGGTGTCATCTCACCGGAGAAGGAGAAGCAGCCCGGGATGTCTCAAGTTCTAAGGAACTGGCAGTGGGGCAACATCAAAGAGGGAGGACAGGAAGTCTCTTACATCTTGCAAAGTCCACCCAGAAGGAGGCAGAAAGTGTCCAAGCCTACTCAGGTGGCAAAGAACCAGGAGCAGGGCAACATCGACCGCTGGGACTCAGGGTGCCTGGATCTCTCCGAAAGACCTCCAACACCAGCCATAAGGAAGCCAGGGAATTCCGGAATGGCTTACGTGCTAAGGAGTCCTTAGCATCCATAGGGCAAGACGTGAAAGCCGAGGGGAAGCTCTTTCAGGAGAAGGAAAGCAGCATAATCCCAGTTAACATCAAACACAAGTTCGGGAGCAGCATCGTGGAGGATCTTGTCACCGAGGAGCAG GCACGCCGAGCTCTGTGTGAGGCTGGTTTGATTGAAGGGCAGAAACGACTCAGCAACCTGACACCTAAAATACCAGAGAACCCCATGGCCACCACACCCTTTGCTGATTATTTTGAACTGGGTTACAATCTGAGGTCAAACATCTTCCAAG GTGGCCCATTAGAGAGTAAGAGCCTGATGAAGGATTCCTATACACCAGATGTGATTCAAAGGGCAGTCAGAGACCCCAAGCATTGGCATGGAAGGAAAACCGATGAGCTAG GGCGATGGCATCAGAAAAATGCCCTAAACCTTAACCTGCAAAAAGCTTTGGAGCAGAAATATGGAGAGAAGAACAAAGGTACCAAATCCTAG